A single Desulfuromonas sp. DNA region contains:
- a CDS encoding glutamine amidotransferase family protein, producing the protein MCRIGAIKSLNYVHPSQALLLMQSQQKGHDNSGFAMVMHDLGGIFEGYKHLPTLSLACTDEGVKIAEDMMHAAGFQRVMQWVPETNDQPGLDINAMPNYVFQTYDYPKHYKKAEQKEKEELLLDMRLKLRAALEKDEMGFAYSFWPDVVTLKEIGDPRDIGTYFNLWEPDEKFTAKVITAQCRQNTNYDIVRYAAHPFFLQGYTALANGENTFYLKNVELQRKLHRGYIGFESDSQCFLYTLHYVHRELGWPLKYYKHVVTPLPFEQIERRDDKDQLLSIRQSLAHLEINGPNTIIGVLPDNTMFTCCDAKKLRPVVVGRSDDTVVISSEVCCINEVLPDRDWETDIYPHEREIVAIDSNLEVQRWKQ; encoded by the coding sequence ATGTGTCGCATTGGAGCCATAAAAAGTCTGAACTACGTCCATCCGAGCCAAGCCCTTCTGCTCATGCAGTCGCAGCAAAAGGGCCATGACAACTCTGGTTTTGCCATGGTCATGCACGATCTCGGAGGGATTTTCGAGGGGTACAAGCATCTGCCCACCCTGTCGCTGGCCTGCACCGACGAGGGGGTGAAGATCGCCGAAGACATGATGCACGCCGCCGGCTTCCAGCGGGTCATGCAGTGGGTTCCCGAAACCAACGATCAACCGGGGCTGGACATCAATGCCATGCCCAACTACGTCTTTCAGACCTACGACTACCCCAAGCACTACAAGAAGGCAGAGCAAAAGGAGAAGGAAGAGCTGCTCCTCGACATGCGCCTGAAACTTCGCGCCGCCCTGGAGAAGGACGAGATGGGCTTCGCCTACTCCTTCTGGCCCGACGTGGTCACCCTCAAGGAGATCGGCGACCCGCGCGACATCGGCACCTACTTCAACCTCTGGGAGCCTGACGAGAAGTTCACCGCAAAGGTGATCACCGCCCAGTGCCGGCAGAACACCAACTACGACATCGTCCGCTACGCCGCCCACCCCTTCTTCCTTCAGGGATACACGGCTCTGGCCAACGGCGAGAACACCTTCTACCTCAAGAACGTGGAACTCCAGCGCAAGCTGCACCGCGGCTACATCGGTTTCGAGTCCGACTCCCAGTGCTTCCTCTACACCCTGCACTACGTGCACCGCGAACTCGGCTGGCCGCTGAAGTACTACAAGCACGTGGTGACGCCGCTGCCTTTCGAGCAGATCGAGCGGCGCGACGACAAGGACCAGTTGCTGTCCATCCGCCAGTCCCTGGCGCACCTGGAAATCAACGGGCCCAACACCATTATCGGGGTGCTGCCCGACAACACCATGTTCACCTGCTGCGACGCCAAGAAGCTGCGCCCGGTGGTGGTCGGACGCTCCGACGACACCGTGGTCATCTCCTCGGAGGTGTGCTGCATCAACGAAGTCCTCCCGGACCGCGACTGGGAGACCGACATCTATCCCCACGAGCGCGAGATCGTGGCTATCGATAGCAACCTGGAGGTTCAGCGATGGAAACAATGA
- a CDS encoding glutamate synthase-related protein, which translates to METMRVQDVTPNDLPWKIRYDASRCTLCGSCVAACSFRAIEPKVERRRMVFSEGELPEPKTRFSAVPVIRQTHSIKNYCRGCGICEKVCPNDAIGPLRNPDTRHPIVTRCLGGDSIKRGGRKNLEGSTRTLDKLRVGRISQMTDPSLDAQRHTFDLLAPFGRILPPKKLPLGVGPEGLLQAEGQTPPVRWIYPVILGDMSIGALSWRMWEAIAMATAYLNEECGIPVRMCSGEGGVTVRLLKSKHLKYMILQIASGHFGWNRIVKTMPHMVEDPAGILIKIGQGAKPGDGGLLMAGKVAEHIQAIRGVPKADLLSPPNHQGLYSIEESVQKMFLSFNAAFKFRVPVAIKVAASATSVSVFNNLVRDPYNIVGGFFLDGIDGGTGAAHEVSLDHTGHPIVSKLRDCYLAAVTQGR; encoded by the coding sequence ATGGAAACAATGAGAGTCCAGGATGTGACTCCGAACGACCTGCCCTGGAAGATCCGCTACGACGCCAGCCGCTGCACCCTGTGCGGCTCCTGCGTGGCGGCCTGTTCCTTTCGGGCCATCGAGCCCAAGGTCGAACGCCGGCGCATGGTCTTCTCGGAGGGGGAACTCCCCGAGCCGAAGACCCGCTTCTCCGCGGTCCCGGTGATCCGCCAGACCCATTCGATCAAAAACTACTGCCGCGGCTGCGGTATCTGCGAAAAGGTCTGCCCCAACGACGCCATCGGCCCGCTGCGCAACCCCGACACCCGGCATCCGATCGTGACCCGCTGCCTCGGCGGCGACTCGATCAAGCGCGGCGGCCGCAAGAACCTCGAGGGAAGCACGCGCACCCTGGACAAGCTGCGGGTCGGACGCATCTCCCAGATGACCGACCCGAGCCTCGACGCCCAGCGCCACACCTTCGACCTGCTGGCGCCCTTCGGGCGCATCCTGCCGCCCAAGAAGCTGCCTCTCGGCGTCGGCCCCGAGGGCCTGCTCCAGGCCGAGGGTCAGACCCCGCCGGTGCGCTGGATCTACCCGGTCATTCTCGGCGACATGTCGATCGGCGCCCTCTCCTGGCGCATGTGGGAGGCGATCGCCATGGCCACCGCCTACCTCAACGAGGAGTGCGGCATCCCGGTGCGCATGTGCTCCGGCGAGGGGGGCGTCACGGTTCGCCTGCTCAAGAGCAAGCACCTCAAGTACATGATCCTGCAGATCGCCTCCGGGCACTTCGGCTGGAACCGCATTGTCAAGACGATGCCCCACATGGTCGAAGACCCCGCCGGCATCCTGATCAAGATCGGCCAGGGCGCCAAGCCCGGAGACGGCGGCCTGCTCATGGCCGGCAAGGTCGCCGAGCACATCCAGGCGATCCGCGGCGTTCCCAAGGCCGACCTCCTGTCGCCCCCCAACCACCAGGGGCTCTACTCCATCGAGGAGAGCGTGCAGAAGATGTTCCTCTCCTTCAACGCGGCTTTCAAGTTCCGCGTCCCGGTGGCGATCAAGGTGGCGGCCAGCGCGACCAGCGTCTCGGTCTTCAACAACCTGGTGCGCGACCCCTACAACATCGTCGGCGGCTTCTTCCTCGACGGCATCGACGGCGGCACCGGCGCGGCCCACGAGGTCAGCCTCGACCACACCGGTCACCCCATTGTCAGCAAACTGCGCGACTGCTACCTGGCCGCCGTCACCCAGGGGCGCCA